In one Chitinophaga sancti genomic region, the following are encoded:
- the purU gene encoding formyltetrahydrofolate deformylase: MQTDITGRLLISCPDRPGIVAGVSQFLYACGANILDASQHSTDPKEGLFFMRMSFQLDNPSFTKGQLEKDFQEKVAAPRQMEWRIDYPDRRKQMVIMVSRYDHCLMELLWRWRSGELPVDIPLVISNHLELKQFVEDFGVPFHYLPVDAGNKRLQEQEAIKLIRRANADFIVLARYMQILSPEFVSVFPGRIINIHHSFLPAFAGANPYRNAYNRGVKLIGATAHYVTDDLDEGPIIDQDVARVSHKHEVTDLILLGRDIERQVLTRAVIAHIDDRVIIHGNKTIVF, translated from the coding sequence ATGCAGACTGATATAACCGGCAGACTATTGATTTCCTGTCCAGACCGCCCTGGTATCGTGGCCGGTGTGTCCCAGTTCCTGTACGCCTGTGGCGCTAATATTCTTGATGCCAGCCAGCACAGTACAGATCCCAAAGAGGGCCTTTTTTTTATGCGCATGTCCTTCCAGCTGGATAATCCTTCCTTTACCAAAGGACAACTGGAAAAAGATTTCCAGGAAAAAGTTGCTGCGCCCCGCCAGATGGAATGGCGCATCGACTATCCTGATCGTCGTAAACAAATGGTGATTATGGTATCCCGTTATGATCATTGCCTCATGGAATTGCTATGGCGCTGGCGAAGCGGGGAACTACCAGTAGATATCCCCCTCGTGATCTCTAACCACCTTGAATTAAAACAATTCGTGGAAGACTTCGGGGTTCCTTTCCACTACCTGCCTGTAGATGCGGGCAATAAACGATTACAGGAACAGGAAGCGATTAAACTGATCAGAAGAGCCAATGCTGATTTCATCGTGCTTGCACGTTATATGCAAATCCTCTCTCCTGAATTTGTAAGTGTATTCCCCGGAAGGATTATTAACATTCACCATAGCTTTTTACCAGCATTTGCAGGCGCCAATCCTTACAGGAACGCCTATAACAGGGGGGTAAAACTGATAGGCGCTACGGCGCACTACGTAACCGATGACCTGGACGAAGGCCCCATCATTGACCAGGATGTGGCGAGGGTAAGTCATAAACATGAAGTGACAGACCTGATATTGCTGGGTAGAGATATAGAAAGGCAGGTGTTAACAAGAGCAGTGATTGCACACATCGATGACAGGGTGATTATTCATGGAAACAAAACCATCGTATTTTAA
- a CDS encoding metallophosphoesterase family protein has product MKKIGLMSDTHSYLHPQVFKYFDKVDEIWHAGDIGTTALADELEAFKPFRAVYGNIDGRDVQLRYPENLFFEVEGVKVFITHIGGYPGKYAPGVKDLLLKNTPKLFICGHSHILKVMPDPALKLLHMNPGACGQQGWHKVKTLLRFDVNEGNISNLEVIELPK; this is encoded by the coding sequence ATGAAGAAGATAGGATTAATGTCAGACACGCACAGTTACCTCCATCCCCAGGTGTTCAAATACTTTGATAAGGTAGATGAGATCTGGCATGCCGGTGATATTGGTACTACTGCTCTTGCAGATGAACTGGAGGCCTTTAAGCCTTTCAGGGCAGTATATGGCAATATCGATGGGAGGGATGTACAGTTGCGTTATCCTGAAAACCTGTTCTTCGAAGTAGAAGGCGTAAAAGTATTTATCACGCACATAGGTGGCTATCCCGGCAAATATGCCCCGGGAGTCAAAGACTTATTGTTGAAAAATACCCCCAAACTGTTCATCTGCGGTCATTCGCATATACTAAAAGTAATGCCGGACCCCGCTTTGAAATTATTACACATGAATCCGGGGGCATGTGGCCAGCAGGGCTGGCATAAGGTAAAAACTTTATTGAGGTTCGACGTAAACGAAGGAAATATCAGTAATCTGGAAGTGATAGAGTTGCCAAAATAA
- a CDS encoding DUF4421 domain-containing protein, which produces MFHFARSQSSSFIDKIGSWFQTENDTAYIEDHTKDLTTRFFGSRKYNYYNIFDRKRKTEVMYRPNTPFNVGFGFNYKFLGINVAFNLPFINSTDRYGKTKAIDLQAHYYLRKLVVDFYGQRYKGYYIANSRGLLNGFDEKGPLPVRPDIRNLNIGMSVEYIFNDKKFSYRAAYLQNEYQKKSAGSFLIGGELFTAKMKGDSSLIPRNITRQDFMNGITYSATSIFSVAANAGYAYTFVYKQHFFLTLSLSGGLGTNYTHLLRHHANDFRKFGLELNTNVRASFGYNSSKYFAGIHYVNLTTRSQSPIENSWQSIGAGNFRISLARRFGLKRQLF; this is translated from the coding sequence ATGTTTCATTTCGCCAGGAGTCAAAGTTCGTCTTTCATTGATAAGATAGGAAGTTGGTTTCAAACAGAAAATGATACGGCCTACATAGAGGATCATACAAAGGATTTGACTACCCGGTTTTTCGGGTCCAGGAAATATAACTACTACAATATCTTTGATCGTAAACGTAAAACGGAGGTTATGTACCGCCCTAACACCCCGTTCAACGTAGGTTTTGGTTTCAACTATAAATTCCTTGGGATCAATGTTGCTTTCAACCTGCCATTCATCAACAGTACCGACAGATATGGAAAAACGAAAGCCATTGACCTGCAGGCGCATTATTACCTGCGTAAACTGGTCGTGGATTTCTATGGACAGCGGTACAAGGGGTATTACATTGCTAATTCCCGTGGTTTACTGAATGGCTTCGATGAAAAAGGCCCGTTGCCTGTGCGTCCTGATATCCGTAATTTGAATATAGGGATGAGTGTAGAGTATATCTTTAACGATAAGAAATTCTCTTACAGGGCTGCTTATTTGCAGAATGAATATCAAAAAAAGAGTGCGGGGTCATTCCTGATAGGAGGGGAGCTCTTTACGGCCAAAATGAAGGGGGATTCTTCCCTGATACCCCGCAATATCACACGGCAGGATTTTATGAATGGTATTACCTATTCGGCCACCAGTATCTTTAGTGTGGCTGCAAATGCCGGGTATGCCTATACATTTGTTTACAAACAACATTTCTTTCTCACCTTATCTCTCTCCGGTGGTTTGGGTACCAATTACACCCATTTGCTGAGGCATCATGCCAATGACTTCCGTAAGTTTGGGCTTGAGCTGAACACGAATGTACGTGCTTCTTTCGGCTACAATTCCAGCAAATATTTTGCAGGCATTCACTATGTGAACCTGACAACACGTAGCC